The region ATCAACCCGGCGGATCATTACCGGACCTGTTCCTTCGGTAACTTTGGCAACATCGCCAAGATAGATTCTGTGGCTGCCGGCCCCAATCGGTATACTACGGATATCAGACGGTTTAAAGCCGTCGCTGCCGGCCAGACGGACAACAATATCGGTGTCTAACCCGTCATTGTTCGGATCGTTGGCAAGTACTCCTGCTTTTTGTCCCGAGATGGCGGCAGCAAAAGTACTATTGACTTCACTCACAGTAGTATTATAGAATTTTAATCTTTCCCGGTCCACAGTGAGTTGAATCTCCGGCATCCCTTCCGTATAAGAACTGCGGATGTCCTTGATTCCCCGGATTTCCCCCAATATGGTTTGGACACGGTATGATGCGGCAATTAAGTTGTCTAAATTTTGCCCAAGCAGTTCAATCTGGACAGCGCCGGTTGCCGGACCGCCACTACCGGCCCCGCCGGAAACGCCTGCTACTGACGATTGCGTTTCATTGACCCGTACCGTTGCCTCAGGCACATTCATTTTGGCAAAACTGCGAACTTGGTCAGTTATCTGCCAGACGCTCCGCCGGCGTTCTTTCCGGTCTACAAGCTGGACGGTAAGCGAGGCATTATTGCTTGTCTGACCGCCCACAGTAGCTAAACAGTTGGTCACTTCGGGGATCGTGAGCAGGTACTGTTCAAGTTTGCCGGCAACTGCATCTGTTTGCTCAAGGTTTTGACCAACGGGCAGCTCTATCGATACCCGGAAACTGCTTTCATCCGTCTTGGGCATATACTCGGCACCGATGATTCCTGCTGGTATGAGCGCTAAAGTGGCGACAAATAATGCCAGCGCAGTCAATATTATCTTTTTGCTGTTGGCTAAACTCCACCGGAGTATCTTTTCATAAGAAGTCACAGCTCCCGCTTCAAGCCGGTCCATGAAATGCCAGATGCGTCCTTTAGATTCCTGCAGCCCTTCCCGGTAAAATCTGGATGCCAGCATCGGAGTTAACGTAAATGACACAAACAGTGAAAATAAAGTGGCAAATACAATTGTTAACCCGAATTGGCGGAAAAATTGTCCTGTCATGCCATTCATGAATGCAATCGGCAAAAATACTACCACGTCGCACAGCGTTATCGCGACAGCCGCCATGCCGATTTCGTTCCGGCCTTCTTCTGCCGCCAGTTTTGCTTCCTTCCCCAGTTGTATATGCCGGTGGATATTTTCCAGGACGACGATGGAATCATCCACTAAGATGCCGACGCACAGCGCCATCCCCATCAAGGACATCATATTGAAGGTAAAACCGGCCAGATACATAGCCAAAAACGTAGCAATCATTGAAGTGGGTATGGCAATCATAACGGCTAAGGTAGATTTCCATCCCCGCAAGAAAAAGTATAGGACTAAACCGGTGGTTATCAGACCTTCAATGAGAGTACCGAGCGTGTTGCGCAGCGAATTGTTAACAAATTGAGAAGAATCGGTGACCACAATGAACTGATAATCGGGATAGTCCTTGCGCAAGCTTTCCAATTGCGCCATAATTGCCTTGGCTGTGCTAACAACATTCGCATCACTGTTTTTATATACTTGCAGGGCAATTGCATCCTGCCCGTTCACCCGCCCATAACGGGTCGCGCGGCTATCCTGTTCTTTTATGCCGGCAAGTTCGGATAAGGGAATATTCACGCCATCGGCATTGGTTATCTGCAAGCGGGATAGTTCTTCCGGCGACTGGAACTGGGCAGTTAACCGTACGTCAGTCTGCGTTTTGTCCGTATATACCGAACCGGCAGGCTGCAACACATTTTCTCCTTTTATCCGGCTGACAATTGCGCTTAATGACACATTATAGAACAACAGTTTGTCTTTGTTTACTTCAATGGCAACTTCCTTGTCACGACCGCCGTGAAGTGCCACCTCGGAAACGCCGTCAGCCCGCTCCAGCCGCTCCTTAAAAATATTGTTGGCTTTGGAATATACATCAGAAAGCGGGTAGGAAGATGTTACTGCAATTTCAAGAATAGGCAGGGCGTTGATATCACGCTTAACGACAACCGGTTCATCAATCCCGTCCGGCAGTCTGCCGCGCACAGCGTTTACACGTTTCGTGGCATCAATGGAAGCAAAATCGGCATTCGCATAGAACTCGAATTCCAGAATAATGGTAGCCTGCTCAGGGCGTGCCATTGATGTCATACGTTTCAGATTGGAAACAGAGGACAGCGAATCTTCCAACGGTTTTATTACCTGCTGCTCAATTTCCTCCGTCCCGGCGCCGGGATAATTGACTGTTACGGTAACATAGGGGGTATTTAATGCCGGTAAGAGTTCCACCCCAATCCGGTAGAAACTGTATAAACCGAGGACAACGAACAGCATGACGATCATCGAGATACCCACAGGGCGCTGAATAGAAAAACGGGTAATGTTCATTATCGCTTACCCCCCTGTTCCGGGGAACTGCGGTCACCGGCCAAAACGTTAGGGGTGACTTCCATCCCCGGCTTTAGCCGGGAAAGATTGCTGACAGCTACTTGGTCACCTTCCTTAATGCCACTCAAAATTTCAACATCTTTGTCATTACGAAGGCCGATTTTGACGTTGCGCTGTTCTACTTTGTTACTGCCATTGATGAGGTACACACTATATTCCCCGTTTTTCTCCAGAACAGCCTCTTTAGGCACGAACAAGGTCCGGGGCCGCTGCAGCACCTCCAGCTGTGAACGGATAAACATCCCGCTTTTGATCAATGAGTCTGGATTGGTCAGGGCCAACCGGACGGTAAAGGATTGGGTCTTGGAGTCACTGGCAGGGCTGACATAAATAACTTTACCGCTGTATGTACGTCCCAGCGATTCGACCTGCAAGTCAGCATTCAAGCCTACCTGAATTGCCGCAATATCCTGCTCAGAAACCTGACAGTCGACATAAATGCTGCTATTATCAATGATTGACAGCAGCTTTTGTCCTGGTTGAACAAATGCGCCGACTTCAACCTGACGATAACCAATAACGCCATCCCGCGGTGCCCGGATTATCATATCTTCACGCTGCTTGGCAAGCGCTTCGATATTGCGTTCTGTTTTGAGCACCGCCGCCCTCTTTGCTTCCACGGCTGCCGGTACAGTTCCCTCTGACGACTGTTTGGCAAATGAATCAAGGGTAGCCTTAGAATTCAGCATCTGCTGCTCTGCGGTATCAAAGGTCTCGCGGGAAACGGCGCCTTGCTCATACAGAGACTTATAGCGTTCATAACCGGCCAGATTACGTTGGTAATCGACTAAAGCTTTGTTGTAATTGGCATCAAATGTTACCGACGTCTCGGCTGCATCCGCTTCAGCCTCACGGCGGCCGGCATCGGCTTGGGCAATGGCAAGATCCACATCACCGACATCCTGCATAATCAGGAGCTGCCCGCTTGAAACTTGCTGGCCGAGCTCAGCGTTTACCTGCACAACATGACCGGAGTATTTTGCCACAATGTCCACTTGGGCTGCAGGCACCGTCTGACCTACCAGGGATATTTTTTTGACCATATCGCTGCGTTGAAGGGTCTTTACCTCCACAACCGGTTTTACAGAGTCCGGTTTACCTGTGGCCGTATTCTGTGTCTTTGCATTGGCTAGTTGCATAAAAGCTGCCACAGCCACAGCTATAGCAGCAATTCCCACTAACAGCCATTTCTTTTTTTCCGCTAAAAACAAACCGCGTATATCCATTACTTCTGCACCTCGCTTCAGAAATTTCTACGGCGGACCGCGGTGGTTTTATCCAGGTTGTATATACACCGAACTTTCCTAAACCAATTCTATCCATGAAGTATGACAAAAGTATGACAGAAATAAAAAAATCGTTATCAGATAAATCCGATAACGATTTTGTAATGTCATTCAATGCCTAATGCCGATAACGCCGCTTAATGGCTAATATCACCGGCACGCTTACCGCCATGGAGATTATGGCCTCAGGCACCCCGTTAACCAGCGCAATGCCATAAATCACCTTGGCTGCGGCGTCCAAGCTAATGCCCCGCGCTCCGGCAAATTCAGCAGCATACAAAATATAAATCATTGTAAGAACCCCAAAAGTATTCGTGAGAGAACCAAGCGCAGCTCCGATGGCGATCCGGATCCCTTCATGTCTACCCCAGGCCCATTTATAAACATAATAGGCGGTAACACCAATCAACACGCGCGGCAGGACAGACACTAACGGGTTAATAAAGGCAAAAGAAAGAATGTTAGGGGTGGTCAGGCTCTGTACAATGCTGAATAAACCAAAAATCAGACCAATCATGCCACCAACAACCGGCCCTTCCAGAATGGCTCCAATAATGACCGGAATATGCATAATTGTTGCCTTGGCCGTAGGCAACGGAATAAATCCGTACCCGGAAAGGCCCAGAATAATGGAGACAGCCGACAACATGCCAATAATTGCAATGCGCCGTGCCCCAAATCGCCCTGTTGTCCGCAAAGCTTCCGTTTTTTCCATATTCAATTACCTCCGTTCTCATTCCCGAATGGGATATAAGTCGACCTTCCGGAGCTTATCAAGTGCCGCCAGTCTAGTTTCGGCGAATACCAGCTATCATGACGGTTAGATTTGCTCCGTTTACATGTTACCACATTTGAGCGGAATTTTGTATATGGAATTTACTAATTATTGGCCGTATCACAAATTTTTTTAGTAACTTATTTCATTTCTGCCGAACCAAAATCAAATACCGCCAAGATAATTGCCGCTAAGAGAAAAGTAATCATCCAAGCCCAAGCCGGCTTTAAGTAATGGATCCGCAAAATCACAAACATAGCACAATCAAGGGCAAATGAAGACGCAAATGACCATCCGTGTTGATAAGAAATCCCCCCAATCGCCCCATCTGTGTATTCTATTACGCCAAAAAGCAAAATCCATAATATTACATAGCCATATTGATAAAGTTTACCGTACTGAGGAAAATGGGAAAGATAGACAAATGTGGCTGCAGACAAAACAATATAAGTATTAAGAAATTCGACAACAGTATGGGTCTTTACAACAAGATCTGGGTTAAAATTCCATAATATATGGTGATAGGTTAGTAAGCTTACACTGAGATTCACAACCATCGTAAACAATACTGTAGGATAATATTTGATCCAATTCCGCCAGTCCCCCAACCGCCAGGCAGACGTCGCGAAGGCTAGAATAAGTACTACCCGGAAAATGAGTATGCCAGACATACTTCTACCCTCCTCGCCTGATAGACCATTGTTATTCTTCCAACATAATCCCAGCTTATGCTTTTTGGCTAAGTTCTTATTACTAATGTAAGTTAATGTATCACAATTTTGGGAGTTGGCTATAAACGTATTCATATTTTCATTCTCATCTTGATATTATGCTCTTAAAGCATTTTAATCGTTTGTTAATTTTTATGGAAAAACTTAGCTAAACCTATTGATTAATTTGCTAACATTTGCTATATTAATAATATCAAATATCAATTAATATTAATTATCTATTTAGGAGGAAATTTACTTATGAAAAAATTTGTATGTACTATCTGTGGTTATACTCATGAAGGAAGCAGTGCTCCGGACGTTTGTCCCCAATGCAAAGCGCCTGCCAGTAAATTTATTGAAAAATCCGAAGCCGGTATGAGCTGGGCTGATGAACACCGGATTGGAGTTGCCGCCGGTGTTGACGCGCAAATCCTTGAAGGCTTAAAAATGAACTTTATGGGGGAATGTACTGAAGTCGGCATGTATCTGGCCATGAGCCGCCAGGCCGACAGAGAAGGATTTCCCGAAGTAGCTGAGGCTTATAAAAGAATTGCGTTTGAAGAAGCAGAACATGCGGCAAAATTTGCAGAACTTCTGGGTGAAGTAGTATTTCCCTCCACCAGGAAAAATCTTGAGCTAAGAGTGGAAGCTGAATATGGCGCGTGCCAAGGAAAGCTTGATATCGCCAAAAAGGCCAAAGAACTTGGACTGGATGCCATTCATGATACCGTTCATGAAATGTGCAAAGACGAAGCGCGTCATGGTGCTGCTTTCAAAGGTCTGTTAGACAGATATTTTAGTAAATAATGGCTGAAATAGTTGAAGAAAGAGCTTTCGGACCCATCCGAAAGCTCTTTCTTATTATTCTCTGACTACGCCCGGCCCTGGACGTAAATAACAAGCACTGTTGACGCTCCCGGTGTGACCGACCGATAGCAAAGACGGCTGTACTTACCAATGGTGTCCGGTACCAGGGAGACGCTCTGGTGCGGTAGTACCGTTTTTACTTCCGACTCGGTTTGCCAGTGCATACCGTCCGAGCTTATTTGTAAATAGCACTGAGCGGAGTTTTCTCCAATGTTGACAGGAATATAAGAATAATCAAAAGGCAGCGTAATTAAGTAATCGGTATAGGCAATATCATCACCGGTAGTTACTTTAAAGGTTTGATCTAAAATCCGGCAGTAATCATTGTCGGATTTCGGGTCGAGAAACGCCACTTCAATAAAGGGCCAAAACTGCGAATTTTTGGACTTTTTGCTTGAAACGGCTATAAGATTATCAATATTTTCATTCTCCATCTTTAGCATGACACCAAAATTGGCCGCTTGGTTAGTATACCATTGAAAGGTAAGCGGCGTTATGTCAAAAGAAATAAACTCCTGTTCTTGGTTGGTAATGATTTGACCGGCAACCGGAACAGGGTTAATTAACGGCTGACGTTTCCAATTGACGCATTTCATTTTCCAATCTGACAGTACTTGATATACTGATAGATTATGCGGTTCACCTGGAAAAAAGTTTACTTTCAGAAATACATAAAGCGTACTAGTAAGAATGGTCACCGGATTGGGCAAAAGCGACAGATCGAACTGTAAAAGAGCTCTATTTAAAACATTTTCTTCAGTGCCTATGTACAGTCTCGGTCCTTTTGCACAACACAAGGCGCGGTGCGGCGCGCGATTATGATGTTTATTGCAACAAATAAAACTGTTTTTTACCGGTGGTTTTAACACCCTTACTCCCACTTATGACACCTCAATCCTAAAAACTGTTCATGTTCTTACCCTATAATGCGGTATATCTATATAGTATCCAATAAAGATTTACAGGCGTGTTGTTAGTATAAGCGTAAGTCAAGCGCCAGCGGTGGAGCGTTACTAACAACACGCCCAGAAAAAATCTTTATTAGATTTCATATATATTTAGCAATCTGCTAAACTTTAACTACATCTCTAAACAATGACTCTGTTCCATTCTATTCATAATCCTAAAAAAGGTTAACGAAATATTGCCATAGGTAACACTCTCTTTACCTGAATCATATAGTATAAATAAAAAAATTACTGATATGGAGAGTAGAACCTATGTTAAGTTTATGCATGATTGCAAAAGATGAGGAAAAAAATCTGCCTCGCTGTCTTCGCAGTGTGGCCGGAGTAGTTGACGAAATTATTGTTGTGGATACCGGTTCAACCGACCGTACGGTTGAAATTGCCCGTGAATTTGGCGCCAAGGTGTATACTTTCCCATGGAATGATAATTTTAGTGACGCGCGCAACCTTTCATTAGAGATGGCAAGCGGCAATTGGATTTTATTTCTTGATGCCGATGAAGAACTCACCCCGGACAGCGGCATCGCCCTGAAACAGGCCATCGAAGCGACAGATGTCGATGGTTACTTCGTAACAATAATAAACTACCTTGGTAATGAAGGGTGGAACGATACCTGCCCTGACCTTGTGTTCAGACTGTTTCGCAACCGCCCTGACTACCGTTTCCGCGGTGCGATACACGAACAAATTGTTGACGCTATTTTGGAAAATAATAGTCAGGCCTGCTGCCGTCGCGCTGAAAACATAACCCTTCTACACTACGGTTATTTGGACCGGCAAATCGAAGAAAAAGACAAAAAAAACCGTAATCTGCACATTATCGAAAAAGAATTGGCCGATAATCCCCAGAACCATCTGCTGCGCTACCATTATGGTGTCGAACTTTACAGAGTAAAACGCTACCAACAAGCCGCAGAAGAACTCATTAAGGCAGCCAACGGGGTCGACCCGCAAACAATTTACTATCCCAAGCTGCTGCGTTATATTGTTCTGGCCTATTATGGAGCCAAAATGCCCGAACAAGCCTTAAGTATTATTAATACGGCCACCCGGTTGTTTCCCGACTATGCCGACTTATATTACTACGCCGGCCTTATCCATTTTGATTGCCAGGAATACGGCAAAGCTGCGGCAGCTTATAATAAAGCAGTCTCCTTGCCGGAACAACCTGTATATTATGCCCCTTTTAGCGGTACACGCGGCTTCCGCAGCTACTTCATGTTAGGCAAGGTCGCCGAACTTTATTGTAATGAAGAAGAAGCTCTTCGCTTTTATATTGCCAGCCTGCGCGACAATCCGCAATTTATAGCCGCTCTGGAACGGATAATAGTCATTCTTGATCCTGTAAAAGACCCGGATTATACAAGAATGGCCATCAATAAATTGTGCGAGTTGGAAACACCCCAAGCCAACTTGATCATGGCGCAAATTCTCTATTCACAGTCAGCTTACGGCCTGGCACTGGAATTTCTGGAGCGTGGTCTGGAAAATCAAAGCCCCACTCCGAAAATATCCTTATGTAAGGCAGTTTGTTTAATACAAAACAGTCGCATTTTGGAAGCGTTAAAAATTATTGATTCTTTTGCCCCCGACGATACATTATATCCTGTAGCAAAGCTCAATAAATTGCTGTGTTTTTGGTTCGAAGGCAATCAGCGGCGCGTCCGGACAACTGCCGACGAATTATTCGCTTTAGGATTATCACCGGATACAAGTACTATTGTAACATTATTACGCGAGTCACTGGTAAAAAAGAAAAGTCAGCCGGTCACATTAGAAGCGAATGGCGCCAACCTGTTAACTGAAATCCTCACCCGTACACTGTACCTGGGTAAAACCGAGAAAGCTGAAAAATTACTGTCCGGATTGAGCACAGAATCTAAAAACAGTTACGCCGCTACTGCCGGAGCACTGTATCTTCGTTTCGGTTTTGCCGAACTGGCCGAACGCTACCTCAAGCCACTGACCTTATCCCAAGCTTGTGGCCAGATTGATACCTATGAACTGCTGGCTGACGCATTAAAGCAGCAGGACCGTCCCCTGGAAGCCATTAACTGCTATCGCCAATGCATCAGCCTTGCCCCGAAAAATCCACGGTATGTTATTAAACTTATCAAACTCTACGACACGCTTAGGCAAGAGCTGTTACGCGAAGCCAGCGAAAAATACCCGCATGTAGAAGTGTTCCGTACTATGCAGAACGGAGTTGATTTACAGCCGTGGATGCCATAATTAGCTTAGCCATGATTGTAAGAAACGAGGAAGCTTATATTGCGCGTTGTCTGGAAAGCGTCCGACATCTAGTTAACGA is a window of Sporomusaceae bacterium ACPt DNA encoding:
- the panT gene encoding Pantothenic acid transporter PanT, with the protein product MEKTEALRTTGRFGARRIAIIGMLSAVSIILGLSGYGFIPLPTAKATIMHIPVIIGAILEGPVVGGMIGLIFGLFSIVQSLTTPNILSFAFINPLVSVLPRVLIGVTAYYVYKWAWGRHEGIRIAIGAALGSLTNTFGVLTMIYILYAAEFAGARGISLDAAAKVIYGIALVNGVPEAIISMAVSVPVILAIKRRYRH
- the bepF_1 gene encoding Efflux pump periplasmic linker BepF — encoded protein: MDIRGLFLAEKKKWLLVGIAAIAVAVAAFMQLANAKTQNTATGKPDSVKPVVEVKTLQRSDMVKKISLVGQTVPAAQVDIVAKYSGHVVQVNAELGQQVSSGQLLIMQDVGDVDLAIAQADAGRREAEADAAETSVTFDANYNKALVDYQRNLAGYERYKSLYEQGAVSRETFDTAEQQMLNSKATLDSFAKQSSEGTVPAAVEAKRAAVLKTERNIEALAKQREDMIIRAPRDGVIGYRQVEVGAFVQPGQKLLSIIDNSSIYVDCQVSEQDIAAIQVGLNADLQVESLGRTYSGKVIYVSPASDSKTQSFTVRLALTNPDSLIKSGMFIRSQLEVLQRPRTLFVPKEAVLEKNGEYSVYLINGSNKVEQRNVKIGLRNDKDVEILSGIKEGDQVAVSNLSRLKPGMEVTPNVLAGDRSSPEQGGKR
- the rbr3A gene encoding Reverse rubrerythrin-1, producing MKKFVCTICGYTHEGSSAPDVCPQCKAPASKFIEKSEAGMSWADEHRIGVAAGVDAQILEGLKMNFMGECTEVGMYLAMSRQADREGFPEVAEAYKRIAFEEAEHAAKFAELLGEVVFPSTRKNLELRVEAEYGACQGKLDIAKKAKELGLDAIHDTVHEMCKDEARHGAAFKGLLDRYFSK
- the swrC gene encoding Swarming motility protein SwrC — its product is MNITRFSIQRPVGISMIVMLFVVLGLYSFYRIGVELLPALNTPYVTVTVNYPGAGTEEIEQQVIKPLEDSLSSVSNLKRMTSMARPEQATIILEFEFYANADFASIDATKRVNAVRGRLPDGIDEPVVVKRDINALPILEIAVTSSYPLSDVYSKANNIFKERLERADGVSEVALHGGRDKEVAIEVNKDKLLFYNVSLSAIVSRIKGENVLQPAGSVYTDKTQTDVRLTAQFQSPEELSRLQITNADGVNIPLSELAGIKEQDSRATRYGRVNGQDAIALQVYKNSDANVVSTAKAIMAQLESLRKDYPDYQFIVVTDSSQFVNNSLRNTLGTLIEGLITTGLVLYFFLRGWKSTLAVMIAIPTSMIATFLAMYLAGFTFNMMSLMGMALCVGILVDDSIVVLENIHRHIQLGKEAKLAAEEGRNEIGMAAVAITLCDVVVFLPIAFMNGMTGQFFRQFGLTIVFATLFSLFVSFTLTPMLASRFYREGLQESKGRIWHFMDRLEAGAVTSYEKILRWSLANSKKIILTALALFVATLALIPAGIIGAEYMPKTDESSFRVSIELPVGQNLEQTDAVAGKLEQYLLTIPEVTNCLATVGGQTSNNASLTVQLVDRKERRRSVWQITDQVRSFAKMNVPEATVRVNETQSSVAGVSGGAGSGGPATGAVQIELLGQNLDNLIAASYRVQTILGEIRGIKDIRSSYTEGMPEIQLTVDRERLKFYNTTVSEVNSTFAAAISGQKAGVLANDPNNDGLDTDIVVRLAGSDGFKPSDIRSIPIGAGSHRIYLGDVAKVTEGTGPVMIRRVDKQRAINIQANLTDRPLKEVLNEIQGKLTPAELGGNVTYRFTGQATSMDDTFREMFQALALSLVLVYMLLAVLYESTLTPFIRMFSLPLGMIGSLLFLVLTHNTINLYSLIGILVMDGVVAKNGTLLLDYTLTLKERGMNARDAVIEAGKTRLRPIFMTTLTMVIGMLPTALSLTEGSETRVSMAWVIIGGLLSSTVFTLIIIPIIFLFFERRPLRTGCYTALLFAFWKRVGSLWQNI